The following are from one region of the Treponema denticola genome:
- a CDS encoding adenylate/guanylate cyclase domain-containing protein gives MLKNEGVNEKVKFSIGAKLITIISILVVFSLGTITGLVTWFVGEDIQTMSEESNRTVNFQAGAAAEKELLSIKANAFLFLDVLNSTETGSGIAKQTADFYFERNPQVAAVLVTDARMNKRIYRKLVSTNFFLSRELDYSAIDEFIENEMDTAIQAEKGIEQVINASPFFGEPILVLFYPYKEKGLDQGLVIFFSAETLSENIGTGKLQTTYLVNNLGDILIHPDFELTKNGINISDSKLFIEMREKGDMNRQILFTDKEGKKQFGAYRKISIADLAVLTTAEADKVLEPVVRSTFKNVTLGIAVLALAILFIWFFSKSISSPVKALASAAGEIEQGNYELDLKAKTKDEIGLLTNSFVRMGKGLAERERLKDSFGRFINKEIAELAMKGELALGGETKETTIFFSDIRSFTAISEKLEPNEVVEFLNEYMTQMVECVNDTHGVVDKFIGDAVMAVWGAPTSAGNPRKDALNCIRAALRMRAALIIFNQGRGGDKKPIIRIGCGINSGPVVAGQIGSKKRMEYTVIGDAVNLASRTEALNKPLGTDILITENTYRLVKDKVLVEEMPSVTVKGKSAPLRMFAVINMPEETGIPGAGEKGPKTLAQVREKLGIPTPDLNKVDVNEDEKKYDIQAQNKQ, from the coding sequence ATGTTAAAAAATGAGGGTGTAAACGAGAAGGTCAAATTCTCAATCGGTGCTAAACTGATAACTATTATTTCGATTTTGGTTGTGTTTTCTCTGGGCACTATAACAGGCCTTGTTACATGGTTTGTAGGTGAAGATATTCAAACCATGTCTGAAGAAAGCAACAGGACTGTAAATTTTCAAGCCGGAGCTGCAGCAGAAAAAGAACTTTTGTCGATAAAGGCCAATGCTTTTTTGTTCTTGGATGTTCTTAACTCGACCGAAACCGGGTCAGGCATAGCAAAGCAGACTGCCGATTTTTATTTTGAAAGAAACCCTCAGGTAGCGGCTGTTTTGGTTACCGATGCAAGAATGAATAAGCGTATTTATCGAAAACTCGTTAGTACCAACTTTTTCCTTTCCCGTGAATTGGATTATTCCGCTATCGACGAATTTATCGAAAACGAAATGGATACGGCTATTCAGGCGGAAAAAGGCATCGAGCAGGTTATAAATGCTTCTCCGTTTTTTGGAGAGCCCATCCTTGTTCTTTTTTATCCGTATAAGGAAAAAGGCTTGGATCAGGGGTTGGTAATCTTCTTTTCGGCTGAGACCCTATCCGAGAATATAGGTACGGGAAAACTCCAAACAACCTATCTTGTAAATAATTTGGGCGATATTTTGATTCATCCCGATTTTGAGCTTACCAAAAACGGAATTAACATAAGCGATTCAAAACTTTTTATAGAAATGCGCGAAAAAGGCGACATGAACAGGCAAATCCTTTTTACCGACAAGGAAGGAAAAAAACAGTTCGGTGCATACAGAAAAATTTCGATAGCCGATCTTGCTGTTTTGACTACAGCCGAGGCCGATAAGGTTTTGGAACCCGTAGTCAGGTCAACCTTTAAAAATGTTACTTTAGGCATTGCGGTTTTGGCTCTTGCAATCCTTTTTATCTGGTTTTTCTCCAAATCGATCAGTTCTCCGGTTAAGGCTCTTGCCTCGGCTGCCGGCGAAATAGAGCAGGGCAATTATGAACTCGATCTAAAGGCTAAAACAAAGGATGAAATAGGCCTTTTAACAAACAGCTTTGTAAGAATGGGCAAGGGCTTGGCTGAAAGAGAAAGACTCAAGGATTCTTTCGGCCGCTTTATAAACAAGGAAATTGCAGAGCTTGCTATGAAGGGTGAGCTCGCACTGGGAGGCGAAACAAAGGAAACGACCATTTTCTTCTCGGATATACGCTCATTTACGGCAATTTCCGAAAAACTTGAACCGAATGAGGTTGTAGAATTCCTCAACGAATACATGACCCAGATGGTAGAGTGCGTAAACGATACCCATGGTGTAGTAGATAAATTTATAGGTGATGCCGTTATGGCTGTTTGGGGAGCTCCCACAAGTGCGGGAAATCCGAGAAAGGATGCTCTTAACTGTATAAGGGCTGCTTTAAGGATGAGAGCCGCACTGATTATCTTCAATCAAGGAAGGGGAGGCGATAAAAAGCCTATAATCCGAATAGGCTGCGGTATTAACTCGGGCCCTGTTGTTGCAGGTCAGATAGGTTCCAAAAAGAGGATGGAATATACGGTAATAGGCGATGCCGTAAACTTGGCCTCCCGTACCGAAGCCTTAAATAAGCCTCTCGGAACGGATATTCTTATTACCGAAAACACTTATCGGCTTGTAAAAGATAAGGTCTTGGTTGAAGAAATGCCCTCGGTTACGGTTAAAGGAAAATCGGCTCCTTTAAGAATGTTTGCGGTTATCAATATGCCTGAAGAAACCGGCATTCCCGGAGCGGGAGAAAAAGGCCCAAAAACTTTAGCTCAAGTTAGAGAAAAATTAGGAATTCCTACTCCCGATTTAAATAAGGTAGATGTAAATGAAGACGAAAAGAAATACGACATTCAAGCCCAAAACAAACAGTAA
- a CDS encoding fibronectin type III domain-containing protein: protein MEDKRIFTRNLVILFLLFLFSLGAFAQKVEDKNQNAEKNTEVKKNYIIETEGKKTVFYQTLSWENVEGILHFEFELERKEKNGKWVIIDKKKLKKNSLDVSLPAGKYRYRVKVINLLGQVDAVSADRYFDILVAYQPETYSVSPTAVYFDEEYSDVVSLSGKNFREETTFALKKEGGAPIFGKILEISANGTKAKISFNMLRINPGEYEFVVTDPSGLKDSKQKMTFKFQKPVDIYLSGGYAFNGFAGNKLFKEYFGKDFAALSGVLRFSFVPIKRSYGNFGFNFTGSGMDLRKKDSDYTLSAGLLLAGIQAVYMKPIIRHRLNFDAHLGFGTAFVVNTQFVFPEFKSPKSWYWGLTMNLGTALQVYVYKKLYIEVNLDHIIPFRTGFPKYIVQPSLSVGWEF, encoded by the coding sequence ATGGAAGATAAAAGAATATTTACCAGGAATTTAGTGATTTTATTTTTGCTGTTTTTATTCTCTTTGGGAGCTTTTGCTCAAAAGGTTGAAGATAAAAATCAAAATGCTGAAAAGAATACTGAAGTAAAGAAAAATTATATTATTGAAACGGAAGGGAAAAAAACGGTTTTTTATCAAACACTTTCTTGGGAAAATGTAGAAGGTATCTTGCATTTTGAATTCGAGCTTGAAAGAAAAGAAAAAAACGGCAAGTGGGTTATTATAGATAAAAAGAAATTAAAGAAAAATTCTCTTGATGTTTCCTTACCTGCCGGAAAGTATCGGTACAGGGTAAAGGTTATAAACCTTCTCGGTCAGGTGGATGCCGTAAGTGCAGACCGTTATTTTGACATTCTTGTGGCTTATCAGCCTGAAACTTATTCTGTTTCTCCTACTGCGGTCTATTTTGATGAAGAATATAGTGATGTTGTAAGTCTTTCAGGCAAGAATTTTAGGGAAGAAACCACCTTTGCTCTTAAAAAGGAAGGTGGAGCTCCCATTTTCGGCAAAATTTTAGAGATAAGTGCTAACGGAACCAAGGCAAAAATAAGTTTTAATATGTTGAGAATCAATCCTGGAGAATATGAATTTGTTGTTACCGACCCAAGCGGTTTAAAAGATTCAAAACAGAAAATGACATTTAAATTTCAAAAACCTGTCGATATTTATCTGTCAGGCGGCTATGCCTTTAACGGCTTTGCAGGGAACAAGCTTTTTAAAGAATACTTCGGAAAAGATTTTGCTGCCTTAAGCGGTGTTTTAAGGTTTAGTTTTGTGCCGATAAAGCGTTCCTATGGAAATTTCGGATTTAACTTTACCGGTTCGGGAATGGACTTAAGAAAAAAAGACTCGGATTATACCCTGTCTGCAGGACTTCTTTTAGCCGGTATACAGGCCGTCTACATGAAACCTATAATAAGGCATCGGCTCAATTTTGATGCTCACCTGGGTTTCGGCACTGCATTTGTGGTAAATACACAATTTGTTTTTCCCGAGTTTAAAAGCCCAAAATCATGGTATTGGGGGTTGACAATGAATTTAGGAACAGCCTTACAAGTTTATGTTTATAAAAAATTATATATCGAAGTAAATCTCGATCATATAATTCCGTTTAGAACAGGTTTTCCCAAATACATAGTACAGCCATCTCTTTCCGTAGGGTGGGAATTCTAG
- a CDS encoding FecR domain-containing protein, which translates to MKTKRNTTFKPKTNSNFLDLVVVIVSLAVISLDLFLFVKELNRTFERTDTPIATIEYKYKTVQRKFNDRAVWDRPVQNSYLYNGDTIRTANEALATIHFLGSEDAGNVVEVDSNTMVQIFAKNEESELNLNSGSVSAKTANNNLRLKSNNADINIEKGSVLHVQKGDAESLQLAVEEGSVSVTGSKTGETEVLESGSVLQQGQAAKLVMISPGKNTRILNQSRDDLGVDIKFKWQSSFPNNEEIFLETSPLSNFSVDTKRYDVRGLKEFTVRHDSGALHWRLASKSGSEEDTVSGKVTVIKAPAPLNLLPEAEKTFAYNTNPPNIRFLWEGNELSSYYTVEIADNKNMENPKVVKNSSTESFSLSELTEGTWYWRVLPKYGFDSSFKAQASDVSVFRIKKTEEAEKPKLLYMKKVMDTSKGKGLTFSWKPNLDAEKYRVKIARDKAMTDVLINDIVITSYLDLKEASKLLPNGEYFMTVASLDAKENEIGISDVASFITMDSEIILRAVFPPNDYSLLQPLTGDTFFTWKSNFDSEQIFQVSDTEDFKKLTVNKAVKGLGIEGIVLPEGKWYWRVCTELDGKQYVSDVKKLNVIPLLDKPELDNAKTSIVIVPGRKSKFNWKPVEGADYYQVKLTDRIPGSKPLYEDLFASKTEIEIAMGKFEDGDYILNIQAFANATLTSSRKFGKSQAHGFTAKHLRPVELLKPAEGAKIDGIEAALNPSQAEWSSVHPPVGVEFILEKVGVSAPVFALKDAGYKVQLPPLVSGKYRWKVIAETEDGFDISSEKYSAFTVLPIPPLPRTMFIFPGEKEVLGIPFFSSHRSIVFKWKPVDKATHYVMKLYNEKNKIIASTEIKAKPGAGDLVYEFKDLSRLSRGAFFIEVIAERRLDSGLVFQTGTPSRKRFDIDLPKKDNVETDETGVLYGR; encoded by the coding sequence ATGAAGACGAAAAGAAATACGACATTCAAGCCCAAAACAAACAGTAATTTTTTAGACCTTGTTGTGGTCATTGTTTCTCTGGCGGTTATATCTTTAGACTTGTTTTTGTTTGTAAAGGAGCTAAACAGAACATTTGAACGCACGGATACTCCTATAGCTACCATTGAATACAAATACAAAACCGTTCAGCGTAAATTCAACGATAGAGCCGTATGGGACCGTCCCGTTCAAAATTCTTATTTATATAACGGAGATACGATAAGAACCGCAAATGAAGCCTTGGCAACCATTCATTTTTTGGGAAGTGAAGATGCAGGCAATGTAGTCGAAGTTGACTCAAACACTATGGTTCAGATTTTTGCCAAAAATGAAGAATCCGAGCTTAATTTGAATTCGGGCTCGGTTTCGGCAAAAACAGCAAACAATAATTTACGTTTAAAATCGAATAATGCAGACATAAACATCGAAAAAGGCTCGGTATTGCATGTGCAAAAAGGTGATGCTGAAAGTCTTCAGCTTGCGGTAGAAGAAGGTTCCGTTTCCGTTACAGGCAGTAAAACCGGAGAAACCGAAGTTCTTGAATCCGGTTCAGTTTTACAGCAGGGGCAGGCGGCCAAGTTAGTTATGATAAGCCCGGGTAAAAATACGAGAATCTTAAATCAATCGAGGGATGATTTAGGTGTCGATATTAAGTTTAAGTGGCAATCTTCCTTTCCCAATAATGAAGAAATATTCCTTGAAACTTCTCCTTTGAGCAATTTTAGCGTAGACACTAAAAGATATGATGTCCGAGGTTTAAAAGAATTTACCGTCAGGCACGACAGCGGAGCCTTGCACTGGAGATTGGCGTCTAAGTCAGGGTCTGAAGAAGATACCGTATCCGGAAAAGTAACGGTTATAAAGGCTCCGGCCCCGTTAAATCTTCTTCCTGAAGCGGAAAAAACCTTTGCATATAATACAAATCCTCCCAATATCAGATTTTTATGGGAGGGTAATGAGCTTTCTTCATATTACACGGTTGAAATTGCAGACAATAAGAATATGGAAAATCCCAAAGTGGTAAAGAATTCGAGTACGGAATCTTTTTCGCTTTCGGAGTTGACGGAAGGAACTTGGTATTGGCGTGTTCTTCCAAAATACGGATTCGATTCTTCATTTAAAGCTCAAGCCTCGGATGTTTCTGTTTTCCGTATAAAAAAGACCGAAGAAGCCGAGAAACCTAAACTTCTTTATATGAAAAAGGTTATGGATACCTCGAAGGGAAAGGGCCTTACCTTTTCATGGAAGCCCAATTTGGATGCGGAAAAATACAGGGTAAAAATAGCCAGAGATAAGGCGATGACCGATGTTCTTATAAACGATATAGTTATAACGAGCTATTTGGACTTAAAAGAAGCTTCAAAACTTTTGCCTAACGGTGAGTATTTTATGACCGTTGCTTCTCTTGATGCAAAAGAAAACGAAATCGGCATAAGTGATGTTGCCTCTTTTATAACTATGGACTCCGAGATTATTTTGCGTGCCGTATTTCCACCTAATGATTATAGTTTGCTTCAACCTCTGACAGGAGACACCTTTTTTACATGGAAGAGTAATTTCGATTCGGAACAGATTTTTCAGGTTTCGGATACCGAAGATTTTAAAAAACTTACCGTTAATAAGGCTGTCAAAGGTTTAGGCATTGAAGGAATTGTTTTGCCCGAAGGCAAATGGTATTGGCGCGTATGTACCGAACTGGACGGAAAGCAGTATGTATCTGACGTAAAAAAATTAAACGTTATTCCTCTTCTCGATAAGCCTGAACTGGACAATGCGAAAACTAGCATTGTAATAGTGCCCGGACGTAAAAGCAAATTTAACTGGAAACCGGTAGAAGGCGCAGATTATTATCAGGTAAAACTGACGGACAGAATTCCCGGATCTAAACCTCTTTATGAAGACCTTTTTGCTTCAAAAACCGAAATAGAAATTGCTATGGGTAAATTTGAAGACGGGGATTACATATTGAATATACAGGCCTTTGCAAATGCAACATTGACTTCAAGCAGAAAATTTGGAAAGTCTCAGGCACACGGCTTTACGGCAAAACATTTGAGGCCTGTAGAGCTGTTAAAACCTGCCGAAGGTGCAAAGATTGACGGTATAGAAGCCGCTCTTAATCCTTCTCAGGCAGAGTGGTCGTCCGTTCATCCGCCTGTAGGTGTGGAATTTATTTTGGAAAAGGTAGGTGTAAGTGCTCCCGTTTTTGCTTTAAAAGATGCGGGGTATAAGGTGCAGCTTCCGCCTTTAGTATCAGGAAAATACCGCTGGAAGGTAATAGCCGAAACCGAAGACGGCTTCGATATTTCATCGGAAAAATATTCCGCATTTACGGTTTTGCCCATACCGCCCCTTCCAAGGACAATGTTTATATTCCCGGGAGAAAAAGAAGTCTTAGGCATTCCCTTCTTTTCTTCACATCGAAGTATAGTCTTTAAGTGGAAGCCTGTTGATAAGGCAACTCACTATGTTATGAAATTGTATAACGAAAAAAACAAAATAATTGCAAGCACCGAAATTAAAGCGAAACCTGGAGCGGGGGATCTTGTTTATGAATTTAAGGATTTAAGCCGATTATCGCGCGGTGCATTCTTTATAGAAGTTATTGCGGAACGGCGTTTGGACAGCGGATTGGTGTTTCAAACCGGAACTCCTTCAAGAAAGCGCTTTGACATCGACTTACCTAAAAAAGATAATGTAGAAACCGATGAAACGGGAGTCCTTTATGGAAGATAA
- a CDS encoding lysophospholipid acyltransferase family protein has protein sequence MGALIAILCCLVALSWRAALIGVCHSVYRRGCDWVNSEVIVGPAPRLLFAIFKQYIGFRFEGDYTLTDQLPEQYLVISNHQSLLDIVVHMNYYNGTRLRFVAKEELGHNVPLVSPMLKSGKHCLVKRTGSPTQAMKAVDKFADHVVKNNLIPVIFPEGSRSKDGNLKTFHAAGFRRFLNAAPMPVAVCAVDGGWKISSLTRMAKNLKGGAYRIKLLKIYDAPQTKEEQIKILEEGKTLIQAQLDEWRKADK, from the coding sequence ATGGGTGCTCTTATTGCGATTTTATGTTGTTTGGTAGCCTTGTCATGGAGGGCTGCATTGATAGGTGTATGTCATTCCGTTTACAGACGCGGCTGTGATTGGGTTAATAGCGAAGTAATTGTAGGACCTGCTCCGCGCTTATTGTTTGCGATTTTTAAACAATATATCGGTTTTAGGTTTGAAGGAGATTATACTCTTACGGATCAGCTTCCTGAGCAGTATCTGGTTATATCCAATCATCAAAGCCTTTTAGACATAGTGGTTCACATGAACTATTATAACGGAACGCGTCTCCGTTTCGTTGCAAAAGAAGAACTCGGACATAATGTTCCCCTTGTTTCTCCTATGCTTAAAAGCGGAAAACATTGTTTGGTAAAAAGAACAGGAAGTCCGACGCAGGCTATGAAGGCTGTCGATAAATTTGCAGACCATGTTGTAAAAAACAATCTTATTCCCGTTATCTTCCCCGAAGGTTCCCGCTCAAAGGATGGTAATTTAAAAACTTTTCATGCGGCCGGGTTCCGCCGGTTTTTAAATGCGGCTCCAATGCCTGTAGCAGTCTGTGCCGTTGACGGAGGCTGGAAAATATCATCGCTGACCCGTATGGCAAAAAACCTAAAAGGCGGCGCATACAGGATTAAACTTTTAAAAATTTATGATGCTCCTCAAACAAAGGAAGAACAGATTAAGATTCTTGAAGAAGGAAAAACCCTCATTCAGGCCCAGCTTGATGAATGGCGTAAAGCCGATAAATAG
- a CDS encoding leucine-rich repeat domain-containing protein, with translation MKKILKILLISAVLLTTAIVFTSCKQFIDNPEEFLGYWSSEVVPTGFSIDKPYQISNDGALCIPSDSPVTLTIKLHNPRKFSLITPTSTSSAADVQKIINFPGLLTQTTYGAHYTLEQTPDKTALRLTYKSGFLKDYEWGTGNISPEITLTSTDGRKFNKKFSLNLKADTAPKLSSSITIGKTANPIGGKYYYVIILKAEDMTETAGTGSSAGKRQKDIEELSVTGGDSAAIAFTSGNTAFEPSGRLLASTEVLDLSGDETSPAAPSWNGALNNDSWALRYRTDTEVKTARKNYTFTLIDEAGLKSSDIHVSTPATKAEDAKLYYNSKDISTQAGNSSSPYLISTESSITVKAKTETTGASIAGKLFRKTSGVWSEVRGINSGSNTEVDITLEAPSNLGHEIEYKISLTTGGEGFAAGTAKEFYVKVRKGTVLEIKSGDINPWTKLKTEVEQSSGGADIIKITGKIKAPGPNNQINVSRTVKIMGSNKNTDILDADDTTFIFDMRLHGVLTLEKLTLQNGKNPDTDNGGGAIYSGLSGELTTVDVIIKDCTATKNGGGIYVHNHGNIILIDTEIKGCTASQYGGGVYVGENGTFKMHGGTIKNNTSTLGKGVYVAGAPYPGMSDGEFIMGGEACVGKWESNGTLQDGNDVYLGKNSISDYLVKIEIDKSEPIAKPKAACITPESYGAGEKVLMMLGGSTDVGAYNDRFTVTPEDLGSGNTQTWSIDDNGKLTSHTKVRYDQLEAFLTSPQVSSTAINRIEITGEIPQNHFDGSSSGSGELNKRIKKAGSKKLALKLPAGISGVTSMENCFSGCGNLVSVENIPSSITNMKECFLNCTGLTIAPSIPNGVMNMEGCFYGCKKLTTAPTIPNSVKNMKECFLNCTGLTTVPGISNSVTDMDSCFRGCKELTIGPDIPSSVKNMKECFLNCTKLKGVKINRGYLGCNFTHTFLHCSDLDEGGIKVPSTSLQTYKDNKDTMGISRDTKFSAITP, from the coding sequence ATGAAAAAAATTTTAAAGATTTTACTAATTTCAGCGGTATTGCTGACAACTGCCATTGTATTTACAAGCTGTAAACAATTTATAGATAATCCTGAAGAATTCTTAGGTTACTGGTCGAGTGAAGTCGTTCCTACAGGATTCAGCATCGATAAGCCCTATCAAATAAGTAATGACGGAGCACTGTGCATACCGTCGGATTCGCCTGTAACGCTTACGATTAAACTGCATAACCCGAGAAAATTCAGCTTAATTACGCCTACGTCAACGTCCTCAGCAGCAGACGTGCAGAAGATTATAAATTTTCCCGGGCTTTTAACGCAGACGACATACGGCGCGCACTACACTTTGGAGCAGACACCTGACAAAACGGCATTGAGGCTCACATACAAGTCAGGCTTTTTGAAAGACTATGAGTGGGGTACGGGTAACATAAGCCCCGAAATTACCCTCACTTCCACAGACGGCAGAAAATTCAATAAGAAGTTCAGTCTGAACCTAAAGGCGGATACAGCTCCTAAACTCAGTTCTTCCATAACAATCGGTAAAACGGCAAACCCTATAGGCGGTAAGTATTATTACGTTATTATATTGAAAGCCGAAGATATGACCGAAACGGCGGGTACCGGATCTTCTGCCGGAAAGCGGCAGAAGGACATTGAAGAGCTGTCCGTAACAGGCGGTGATTCGGCTGCGATAGCGTTTACATCGGGAAATACAGCCTTTGAACCAAGCGGCCGACTGCTTGCTTCAACCGAAGTTCTTGATCTTTCAGGTGATGAGACTTCGCCGGCAGCTCCCTCATGGAATGGTGCTCTCAATAACGATTCTTGGGCATTGCGTTATAGAACGGATACGGAAGTAAAGACTGCAAGAAAAAACTATACATTCACTCTTATAGATGAAGCAGGCTTAAAATCTTCTGACATTCACGTATCAACCCCTGCAACGAAGGCGGAAGATGCAAAGCTGTACTATAATTCAAAAGACATATCTACACAAGCAGGTAACTCAAGCAGTCCGTATCTAATAAGTACCGAATCGTCGATTACGGTTAAGGCAAAAACGGAAACAACCGGTGCAAGCATAGCAGGAAAACTCTTCCGGAAAACATCCGGTGTATGGAGTGAGGTTAGAGGCATCAACAGCGGCTCTAATACCGAGGTTGATATAACGTTGGAGGCTCCATCTAATCTTGGTCATGAGATAGAATATAAAATAAGCCTGACTACAGGCGGTGAGGGTTTTGCTGCGGGCACTGCTAAAGAGTTTTATGTTAAAGTAAGAAAAGGTACGGTCTTAGAGATTAAGAGCGGCGATATTAATCCATGGACCAAGCTTAAAACCGAGGTAGAACAGTCTAGCGGCGGTGCCGACATAATCAAAATCACCGGCAAAATTAAAGCTCCTGGACCGAATAACCAAATTAATGTAAGTCGAACCGTTAAAATAATGGGCTCTAATAAGAATACCGATATATTGGATGCTGATGATACAACCTTTATTTTTGATATGAGGCTACACGGCGTATTGACTCTTGAAAAGCTGACGCTCCAAAATGGAAAGAATCCCGATACTGACAATGGCGGCGGTGCGATCTACAGTGGTTTATCAGGAGAATTGACAACAGTAGATGTTATTATCAAAGACTGTACGGCAACAAAGAATGGAGGCGGCATTTATGTACACAACCATGGTAACATTATCTTGATAGATACGGAAATAAAGGGTTGTACCGCAAGTCAATACGGCGGCGGCGTGTATGTGGGTGAAAACGGTACTTTTAAGATGCATGGCGGCACGATTAAGAATAATACAAGCACTCTGGGAAAAGGCGTTTATGTAGCAGGCGCTCCTTATCCGGGTATGAGTGACGGTGAGTTTATCATGGGCGGCGAAGCCTGTGTAGGGAAATGGGAAAGCAACGGTACCCTGCAAGACGGCAATGATGTGTATTTAGGAAAGAACTCGATAAGCGACTACCTTGTCAAAATAGAAATTGACAAAAGTGAACCTATAGCGAAACCAAAGGCTGCCTGTATTACTCCGGAATCCTATGGTGCCGGCGAAAAGGTACTAATGATGTTGGGCGGCAGTACGGATGTAGGGGCTTATAATGATAGGTTCACCGTAACCCCGGAAGATTTAGGCAGCGGCAATACGCAGACATGGTCAATAGATGATAATGGGAAATTAACAAGCCATACGAAAGTACGGTATGATCAGTTGGAAGCCTTCCTTACTTCGCCTCAGGTTTCGTCAACTGCAATAAACCGTATCGAAATAACCGGTGAGATACCGCAAAATCACTTTGATGGCAGCAGCTCGGGTTCCGGAGAACTCAACAAAAGGATAAAAAAAGCCGGCTCTAAAAAACTTGCGCTTAAACTGCCCGCCGGCATTTCAGGCGTTACTTCGATGGAAAATTGTTTTTCAGGGTGCGGCAACCTTGTTTCTGTGGAGAATATTCCTTCAAGCATTACGAATATGAAGGAATGTTTTTTGAACTGTACCGGTTTAACCATAGCTCCATCTATTCCTAATGGTGTTATGAATATGGAGGGCTGTTTTTACGGGTGTAAAAAATTAACCACAGCTCCCACTATTCCTAATAGTGTTAAGAATATGAAAGAATGTTTTTTGAACTGTACCGGTTTAACCACAGTTCCCGGTATTTCGAATAGTGTTACGGATATGGATAGCTGTTTTAGAGGATGTAAAGAATTAACGATAGGTCCAGATATTCCCTCAAGTGTTAAGAATATGAAGGAATGTTTTTTGAACTGTACAAAGTTGAAAGGAGTAAAAATTAATCGTGGTTATCTTGGCTGCAATTTTACACATACTTTTCTGCACTGCTCTGACTTGGATGAAGGGGGAATAAAGGTTCCTTCAACTTCTCTTCAAACCTATAAGGATAATAAGGACACTATGGGAATAAGTAGAGATACTAAGTTTTCTGCAATAACACCTTAA